From the genome of Aquificaceae bacterium, one region includes:
- the dapA gene encoding 4-hydroxy-tetrahydrodipicolinate synthase produces the protein MFQGSIVALITPFKEGEVDFQALENLIDFHINNHTDAILVCGTTGESPTLTFEEHERVVEHAVKYANGRIKVIAGTGANATHEAIELTSHAKSVGADACLLVVPYYNKPTQEGLYQHFKTVADEVDIPIILYNIPSRTGVEIAPETIYRLVKDCPNIIGSKESTPSMDRISELKRLLGENFTILSGDDSLTLPMMALGAKGVISVANNIMPREVKALVDYALKGDFQKARELHYYLFDLFKVLFIETNPIPVKTACWALGMCEKEFRLPLCPMKPENEEKLIQTLKKYKLPVVRDA, from the coding sequence ACTTCCAAGCCCTTGAAAACCTCATAGACTTTCACATAAACAACCACACAGATGCCATTTTGGTGTGCGGAACAACTGGAGAGTCTCCCACTCTTACCTTTGAAGAGCATGAGAGGGTGGTGGAGCATGCGGTCAAGTATGCTAACGGAAGGATTAAGGTAATTGCAGGCACGGGTGCAAATGCCACTCATGAAGCCATAGAGCTCACATCTCATGCAAAAAGTGTGGGTGCGGATGCCTGTCTTCTTGTGGTCCCCTACTACAACAAACCTACCCAAGAGGGACTATACCAACACTTCAAAACTGTAGCGGATGAAGTGGACATTCCAATAATTCTCTACAATATACCTTCAAGGACTGGAGTGGAAATAGCTCCAGAGACAATATACAGGCTTGTAAAGGACTGTCCCAACATAATAGGCTCAAAGGAGTCTACACCAAGCATGGATAGGATTTCTGAACTAAAAAGGCTCTTAGGAGAAAACTTTACCATACTATCTGGAGACGATTCCCTTACTTTACCCATGATGGCTTTGGGTGCGAAGGGTGTAATATCTGTTGCTAACAATATAATGCCGAGAGAAGTGAAAGCTCTCGTGGACTATGCTCTAAAGGGTGATTTTCAAAAGGCAAGGGAACTGCACTATTACCTTTTTGACCTCTTTAAAGTGCTCTTTATAGAGACGAATCCCATTCCAGTAAAGACCGCCTGCTGGGCTCTTGGAATGTGTGAAAAGGAATTCAGACTTCCCCTTTGTCCCATGAAGCCAGAAAACGAAGAAAAGCTCATACAAACTCTTAAAAAATATAAACTTCCTGTGGTAAGGGATGCTTAA
- a CDS encoding DUF4149 domain-containing protein translates to MLKFLLFINSLYLGLGAFFSFFIAPTLFKVLQKEQAGAVVEKVFPVYFSLGLVASLITIILSFKYSKLIFGLALANALIHALHIFYVLPIAHNLKMVDYQAFMKWHGISMGMNLLSLFLTLLICIVLMRK, encoded by the coding sequence ATGCTTAAGTTCTTGCTCTTTATAAACTCCCTATACCTTGGGCTTGGTGCTTTCTTTAGCTTCTTTATTGCTCCCACTCTTTTTAAAGTGCTTCAAAAAGAACAAGCGGGTGCGGTAGTGGAGAAGGTTTTCCCCGTTTACTTTAGCCTTGGGCTTGTGGCTTCTCTTATTACCATAATACTTAGCTTTAAATACAGTAAGCTAATTTTTGGGTTAGCTCTTGCAAATGCCTTAATTCATGCACTCCATATCTTTTATGTGCTTCCCATCGCTCATAATCTAAAGATGGTAGACTATCAAGCCTTTATGAAGTGGCATGGTATATCCATGGGTATGAATTTACTAAGCCTTTTCCTTACGCTTCTTATATGCATAGTTCTTATGAGAAAATGA
- a CDS encoding RusA family crossover junction endodeoxyribonuclease: protein MIELRLSMLPVPKSNRYIRKRGGRVFKPPRVKNWEVRALWEIREQYKGEPLEGKLSVHVELILPNHRRRDIDNMLKSLWDILEKGGVIKNDSQIYEVRTIKKVVKGMQGTIIRLGEFNYGTESS, encoded by the coding sequence ATGATAGAACTGAGACTTTCCATGCTTCCAGTGCCTAAGAGCAATAGATATATAAGAAAAAGAGGTGGTAGAGTATTTAAACCTCCAAGGGTAAAAAACTGGGAGGTGAGAGCCCTTTGGGAGATAAGAGAGCAATACAAAGGAGAACCCTTAGAGGGTAAACTATCCGTTCATGTGGAGCTCATTCTTCCTAACCATAGGAGAAGGGACATAGACAACATGCTAAAAAGTCTGTGGGACATCTTAGAAAAGGGTGGTGTGATAAAAAATGATAGCCAAATATACGAGGTGAGAACTATAAAGAAGGTTGTCAAGGGTATGCAAGGGACCATAATAAGATTGGGAGAGTTTAACTATGGCACTGAAAGTTCTTAA
- the upp gene encoding uracil phosphoribosyltransferase, whose amino-acid sequence MALKVLNNPLLKHKLNIVRQKHTPPDKLRLLIEEIALMSMPLILENVPTKVERIETPISVGNFELVEEENFVFVCILRAGLPMLNGALRALPGAKAGFLAIKRKEQSLEAELFYKRLPSLEGKCVVLLDPMLATGGTLSLALSELKPLNPKRLISLNLVASPEGVERIVSEHPDVDLFIINIDEGLNSTGYIVPGVGDIGDRLFTESL is encoded by the coding sequence ATGGCACTGAAAGTTCTTAACAATCCATTACTAAAGCACAAGCTAAATATTGTGAGGCAAAAACATACTCCACCAGACAAGTTAAGGCTTCTTATTGAGGAAATAGCTCTTATGAGTATGCCTTTAATACTTGAAAACGTTCCTACGAAAGTAGAGAGAATTGAAACGCCTATAAGCGTCGGGAATTTTGAGCTTGTGGAAGAAGAGAATTTTGTGTTCGTTTGTATACTCAGAGCAGGCCTTCCAATGTTAAATGGTGCTCTAAGAGCACTGCCAGGCGCAAAGGCAGGATTTTTAGCTATAAAAAGAAAGGAACAAAGCTTAGAAGCAGAGCTTTTTTACAAAAGACTGCCATCATTGGAAGGAAAGTGTGTAGTCTTGCTTGACCCCATGTTAGCAACAGGAGGTACTCTCAGCCTTGCCTTAAGTGAATTAAAACCTCTGAATCCTAAGAGACTCATATCTCTAAACCTTGTTGCCTCACCCGAGGGAGTTGAGAGAATAGTTTCAGAACACCCAGATGTGGACCTTTTTATTATTAATATAGATGAAGGCTTAAACTCAACGGGCTACATAGTGCCAGGAGTTGGAGATATAGGTGATAGACTCTTTACTGAAAGTCTCTAA